A portion of the Phacochoerus africanus isolate WHEZ1 chromosome 5, ROS_Pafr_v1, whole genome shotgun sequence genome contains these proteins:
- the ANKRD53 gene encoding ankyrin repeat domain-containing protein 53 → MSVSAAATGALEARGLRPSREAGAEPRAFERPPGPPESELELQRPGPWRRRRLSRDVRMQPAEKVSLRATCSDSAAKRPSLVNNLEEKWNQKVIGNYYELFAASLGNLEWLRFCLDRHGEVIPADDKGFTAIHFAAQRGKLACLQVLVEEYNFPVNMPTKNGQTPLHLVIHSDNKTMALPCIHYLIQQGAALNTQTCNGFTPLHLAAREGLLNCVKALVQNGANVHAQDAMGCKPIDYCKIWNHRICARFLKDAMWKQDKKDFACEMRNLKRLKDQLALMEQDHLTEYQRKHQILRDAEVKKWLHRKLLPRGQSLIHSTQQEPQATAISKTPKQRGLWPPKSLHPSPEARLQQTLEPKLPLVMRRPTYKQPRLRRPKVWNLSNNPARSPTAQIGYPQGIRLGVHPDSKLEHDFRCFLDVRPDGHGGAHLCTVAGKQVAPVPRLPFEVIIRELYPSERPYRMKVPQGFYSVTMSHVPRKRHLGDSVFWTDTLNMNLRETFDEAFLAAVRAHQGLPALSSPKPSPP, encoded by the exons ATGTCCGT ATCGGCGGCGGCGACAGGAGCCTTGGAAGCGCGCGGGCTCCGCCCCTCGAGGGAGGCGGGCGCCGAGCCCCGCGCCTTCGAGCGCCCGCCAGGTCCCCCGGAGAGCGAGTTGGAACTTCAGCGGCCAGGACCCTGGAGGCGGCGGCGCCTCTCTAGGGACGTCCGCATGCAGCCGGCGGAGAAAGTCTCTCTGAGGGCCACCTGCAGCGATTCTGCTGCCAAGCGGCCCAG CTTAGTGAACAACCTAGAAGAGAAGTGGAACCAGAAGGTGATCGGGAACTACTACGAGCTGTTCGCCGCCTCGTTGGGCAACCTGGAATGGTTGCGGTTCTGTCTCGATCGGCACGGTGAGGTAATCCCGGCTGATGACAAG GGTTTCACCGCCATCCACTTTGCAGCCCAGAGAGGCAAGCTGGCATGCCTGCAGGTCTTGGTAGAGGAGTACAATTTTCCTGTGAACATGCCCACCAAAAATGGCCAGACACCCCTGCACCTTGTCATCCACAGTGACAACAAGACCATGGCCCTCCCCTGCATTCACTATTTGATTCAGCAAGGGGCGGCCCTCAACAC CCAGACATGCAACGGCTTCACACCCCTGCACCTGGCAGCCCGAGAGGGTCTGCTGAACTGTGTGAAGGCCCTGGTGCAGAATGGTGCCAACGTCCATGCCCAAGATGCCATGGGCTGTAAGCCCATCGACTACTGCAAAATATGGAACCACCGCATCTGTGCCCG GTTCTTGAAGGATGCCATGTGGAAACAGGACAAGAAGGACTTTGCCTGTGAGATGAGGAATCTGAAGAGGCTTAAGGACCAGCTGGCCCTCATGGAGCAGGACCACCTGACTGAGTATCAA AGAAAGCACCAAATTCTGAGAGATGCTGAGGTCAAGAAGTGGCTCCATCGCAAGCTGCTGCCCCGAGGCCAATCCCTGATCCACAGCACTCAGCAAGAGCCCCAGGCCACCGCCATCTCCAAGACTCCTAAGCAGAGAGGACTCTGGCCTCCCAAGAGCTTGCACCCCTCCCCAGAAGCACGCCTGCAACAGACACTGGAGCCCAAGCTGCCCCTGGTGATGCGTAGGCCCACCTACAAGCAGCCCAGGCTCAGGCGGCCCAAGGTGTGGAATCTTAGCAACAACCCTGCCAGGTCCCCCACTGCCCAGATCGGCTACCCGCAGGGCATCCGCCTGGGCGTGCATCCCGACTCCAAGCTGGAACACGACTTCCGCTGCTTCCTCGATGTCAGGCCTGACGGGCATGGTGGCGCACATCTGTGCACGGTGGCCGGCAAACAGGTGGCACCTGTGCCCCGGCTGCCTTTTGAGGTAATAATCCGTGAGCTGTATCCTTCGGAGAGGCCGTACAGGATGAAGGTGCCCCAGGGCTTTTACTCTGTCACCATGAGCCATGTGCCCCGGAAGCGGCACCTGGGTGACAGCGTCTTCTGGACAGACACTCTGAACATGAACCTGAGAGAGACATTTGACGAAGCCTTCCTGGCAGCTGTGCGAGCCCATCAAGGGCTCCCTGCTCTGTCCTCCCCAAAACCATCCCCCCCTTAA